From Euwallacea similis isolate ESF13 chromosome 14, ESF131.1, whole genome shotgun sequence, one genomic window encodes:
- the Vha55 gene encoding V-type proton ATPase subunit B — protein sequence MSLTKHQAAREHVLAVSRDFVSQPRLTYKTVSAVNGPLVILDDVKFPKFYEIVELKLADGTLRSGQVLEVSGSKAVVQVFEGTSGIDAKNTLCEFTGDIMRTPVSEDMLGRVFNGSGKPIDKGPPILAEDYLDIQGQPINPWSRIYPEEMIQTGISAIDVMNSIARGQKIPIFSAAGLPHNEIAAQICRQAGLVNLPGKSVLDDHQDNFAIVFAAMGVNMETARFFKQDFEENGSMENVCLFLNLANDPTIERIITPRLALTAAEFLAYQCEKHVLVILTDMSSYAEALREVSAAREEVPGRRGFPGYMYTDLANIYERAGRVEGRNGSITQIPILTMPNDDITHPIPDLTGYITEGQIYVDRQLHNRQIYPPINVLPSLSRLMKSAIGEGMTRKDHSDVSNQLYACYAIGKDVQAMKAVVGEEALTPDDLLYLEFLTKFEKNFIAQGNYENRTVFESLDIGWQLLRIFPKEMLKRIPAAILAEFYPRDSRH from the exons ATGTCCTTAACAAAGCACCAAGCTGCCAGGGAACACGTTCTGGCTGTTTCCAGGGATTTTGTCTCGCAGCCAAGATTGA CGTACAAAACCGTCTCTGCGGTTAATGGACCTTTGGTCATTCTGGACGATGTCAAATTCCCTAAATTCTATGAAATAGTGGAGCTCAAATTGGCTGACGGGACCCTTAGATCCGGTCAAGTACTGGAAGTCAGCGGTTCTAAAGCTGTTGTACAAGTCTTTGAGGGAACATCTGGTATTGATGCCAAAAATACACTTTGTGAGTTCACAGGGGACATAATGAGGACACCTGTATCAGAAGATATGTTGGGGCGTGTGTTTAATGGATCAGGAAAACCTATTGATAAAG GACCCCCAATTTTGGCCGAGGACTACTTGGACATCCAAGGTCAACCCATCAACCCCTGGTCTCGCATCTACCCAGAGGAAATGATCCAAACCGGTATTTCTGCCATCGACGTGATGAATTCCATTGCCCGTGGTCAAAAGATTCCCATTTTTTCGGCTGCTGGGTTGCCCCACAACGAAATCGCCGCTCAAATCTGTAGGCAAGCCGGTCTGGTAAATTTGCCCGGAAAATCCGTTCTTGATGACCACCAAGACAACTTTGCCATCGTGTTCGCCGCTATGGGTGTCAACATGGAAACTGCCCGATTCTTCAAGCAAGATTTCGAAGAGAATGGTTCCATGGAGAACGTCTGTTTGTTCTTGAATTTGGCCAACGATCCTACCATTGAAAGAATCATTACTCCGCGTTTGGCTTTGACCGCTGCCGAATTTTTGGCCTATCAATGCGAAAAGCACGTGTTGGTCATCTTAACCGATATGTCATCTTACGCAGAAGCTTTGCGTGAG GTGTCAGCTGCGAGAGAAGAAGTGCCTGGTCGTCGTGGTTTCCCTGGTTACATGTACACGGATTTAGCCAACATTTACGAGCGTGCTGGACGTGTTGAGGGCAGAAACGGATCGATTACTCAGATTCCCATTTTGACTATGCCCAACGACGATATTACCCATCCAATTCCTGATTTGACTGGTTATATTACTGAAG GGCAAATTTACGTCGACAGGCAGTTGCACAACAGGCAAATCTACCCACCAATAAACGTATTGCCTTCTCTGTCACGTTTGATGAAATCTGCCATTGGTGAAGGCATGACTAGGAAAGATCACTCTGATGTGTCCAACCAGCTG TACGCTTGTTATGCTATTGGTAAAGACGTTCAAGCTATGAAGGCCGTAGTGGGTGAAGAAGCCTTGACCCCTGACGATCTTCTTTACCTAGAATTCTTGACGAAATTCGAAAAGAACTTCATTGCACAAGGAAATTACGAGAACAGGACTGTATTCGAATCGCTGGATATTGGGTGGCAACTGCTGCGTATCTTCCCCAAGGAAATGTTGAAGCGTATCCCCGCTGCCATTCTTGCAGAGTTCTACCCAAGAGATTCGCGTCATTAA
- the mino gene encoding glycerol-3-phosphate acyltransferase 1, mitochondrial isoform X1 produces MYFTLGGLLCSILILVRTGCLNTVYGSIQLCLVLQFTYFLLLVRGFKKMVDFLTNRSFQTYNYSSPLNGQDQTLSSLTALKKYSQECKYRRILSREADAGIRDRQLLHIKESVPEVHVTERRPFMGLCCQNCTLVSRESLVKKTTQNVALINILDYQTSTPQHGLLPKIFSHLHQVSVLKRYLYPQVAPLVLKNDRVKTAVEKSAVQQFKDSDSNEDEDYQELVQKNFARAKKLTFDMRSTLSDFLLRFTSWILYKLLPCFLTSVVVHPGQVKMLNEASKTNLPLIFLPLHRSHLDYILLSFILLNNNIRSPLVAAGDNLRIPFFGSLLRGLGAFFIKRRIDPVMGRKDYVYKAVLHTYMNLCLRAGHNIEFFLEGGRTRTGKPCMPKYGVLSVIVETFMDGTIEDALLVPVSINYERLIDGNFIKEQLGQPKKLETFGDALKGIWHVLNSNYGMMRVDFNQPFSLRELIDTFNLNTKTSKPNNNRVLRSNPSTNSLYGTDVVSEEHKSLVENISKHVIYDCTQSTSIMSTNALAFILLSKFRNGASLETLVAALEELKKDLKSSNRDVGFSGDSVDIINYAVHLLGPALVKKEKQNNEDIIKPIAILPNVIELSYYSNSVVPYYALESVLALAVTHCISTKNGSFINQNDLMENALELCSIFQYEFLFCKPCQSLEQTIMACVDDLSVNKGIFVTEQKNNEFTARSRKIAAQFDDEEYEVFQKQYQVDTEKLDTIKHLANVLMPLLEAYSITGKTLDKLVQKELLENELVEEVMEDMKFELGEGNIKYDEAVSVDSIKNALKLYQKWEVLECRQEFRLRLYCLKEAVDNSESVKIFYNKVNKYRTYDSSIKQNSS; encoded by the exons atgtatttcaCCCTTGGTGGACTGTTATGCAGCATACTTATTTTAGTTCGGACAGGATGTCTTAACACGGTTTATGGGAGCATCCAGCTTTGTTTGGTCCTTCAGTtcacttattttttgttgttggtTAGAGG TTTCAAGAAGATGGTCGACTTCCTAACAAATCGGTCATTTCAAACTTACAACTACTCCTCTCCTTTAAATGGACAGGACCAAACGTTGTCTTCGTTGACAgcattaaagaaatattccCAAGAATGTAAATACCGAAGGATATTGTCCAGAGAAGCCGACGCAGGT ATTAGAGACAGACAGCTCCTGCATATAAAAGAAAGCGTGCCTGAAGTACATGTGACGGAAAGAAGACCGTTTATGGGCTTATGTTGCCAAAATTGTACTTTGGTCAGTAGG GAATCGTTGGTAAAGAAAACCACTCAAAACGTTGCCCTTATTAATATATTGGACTATCAGACTTCAACGCCACAACATGGACTTTTGCCTAAGATATTTTCGCACCTCCATCAAGTGTCGGTACTCAAAAGATACCTTTATCCTCAAGTGGCCCCTTTAGTGCTTAAAAACGACAGGGTGAAAACTGCAGTCGAAAAATCTGCTGTGCAACAATTTAAAGATTCGGATAGTAACGAGGATGAGGATTATCAGGAATTGGTGCAGAAGAACTTTGCCAGGGCGAAGAAACTTACATTCGATATGCGGTCTACTTTGTCCGATTTTTTATTACG GTTCACCTCATGGATTTTATACAAGCTCCTACCATGCTTCCTCACTTCAGTTGTAGTTCATCCTGGCCAAGTGAAGATGCTAAATGAAGCCTCAAAAACCAACCTTCCTCTTATATTTCTGCCCTTGCATCGTTCCCATTTAGACTACATCCTCCTCtcctttattttgttaaacaACAACATCCGCTCTCCTTTAGTGGCCGCCGGCGACAATCTGAGGATTCCTTTCTTTGG GTCTCTCTTAAGAGGTTTAGGAGCTTTTTTCATTAAACGTCGTATAGATCCAGTAATGGGCCGCAAGGACTATGTGTACAAAGCTGTTTTACATACTTACATGAACTTGTGCCTTAGGGCCGGACATAACATCGAGTTTTTCTTAGAAGGAGGACGCACGAGGACAG GAAAACCGTGTATGCCAAAATATGGAGTTCTAAGCGTGATTGTGGAAACTTTTATGGATGGAACAATAGAGGATGCTTTGTTAGTGCCGGTGAGCATCAACTATGAGAGGTTGATCGATGGGAATTTTATTAAGGAGCAGCTGGGGCAACCAAAGAAATTGGAGACTTTTGGGGATGCCTTGAAGGGAATTTGGCACGTATTGAACAGCAACTATGGAATGATGAGGGTTGATTTTAATCAGCCTTTTTCGTTAAGA gaACTGATCGATACCTTCAATTTAAATACGAAAACCTCCAAACCTAATAACAACCGCGTCTTGAGGTCAAACCCTTCCACTAACAGTTTATATGGTACCGACGTGGTTTCAGAGGAGCACAAAAGCTTGGTTGAAAACATTTCCAAACATGTCATTTACG ATTGCACTCAATCTACTTCGATAATGTCCACAAATGCCTTGGCTTTCATTTTGCTGTCAAAGTTTCGTAATGGGGCCTCTTTGGAGACTTTGGTTGCCGCTTTGGAGGAGCTTAAAAAAGACTTGAAATCTTCAAATAGAGATGTAGGATTTTCTGGGGATTCTGTTGATATCATCAATTACGCT GTTCATTTATTAGGGCCAGCCCTAGTGAAAAAAGAGAAACAGAATAATGAGGATATAATCAAACCCATAGCGATCCTGCCCAACGTCATTGAACTTTCGTATTATAGCAACAGTGTTGTGCCTTATTACGCATTGGAATCTGTACTTGCCCTAGCAGTTACTCATTGtatttctacaaaaaatgGGTCCTTCATTAATCAAAACGATTTAATGGAAAACGCTTTAGAGCTGTGCTCAATTTTCCAGTACGAGTTTCTATTTTGCAAACCATGTCAGAGCCTAGAACAGACCATTATGGCCTGTGTAGATGACCTCTCTGTGAATAAAGGAATATTTGTAACC GagcaaaaaaacaatgaatttaCAGCGCGAAGTAGAAAAATCGCCGCTCAGTTTGATGACGAAGAATATGAAGTGTTTCAGAAACAGTATCAGGTTGATACGGAAAAATTAGACACTATCAAGCATCTGGCGAACGTTTTAATGCCTCTTTTGGAGGCTTATTCTATTACCGGTAAAACTTTGGATAAGCTAGTGCAGAAGGAATTGCTGGAGAATGAGCTGGTTGAGGAGGTAATGGAGGATATGAAATTTGAACTGGGAGAAGGGAATATTAAATACG ATGAAGCAGTATCAGtagattcaattaaaaatgccTTGAAATTGTACCAGAAATGGGAAGTCTTGGAATGTCGGCAAGAGTTTAGACTGCGACTATATTGCCTCAAGGAGGCAGTTGATAACTCCGAAAgcgttaaaattttttacaataaagtTAACAAATACCGGACTTATGATTCTTCCATAAAACAGAATTCAAGTTAA
- the mino gene encoding glycerol-3-phosphate acyltransferase 1, mitochondrial isoform X2, protein MKLYFIFQLLSLYSRTYFGSILLNVSGYRYISAVKNCFKKMVDFLTNRSFQTYNYSSPLNGQDQTLSSLTALKKYSQECKYRRILSREADAGIRDRQLLHIKESVPEVHVTERRPFMGLCCQNCTLVSRESLVKKTTQNVALINILDYQTSTPQHGLLPKIFSHLHQVSVLKRYLYPQVAPLVLKNDRVKTAVEKSAVQQFKDSDSNEDEDYQELVQKNFARAKKLTFDMRSTLSDFLLRFTSWILYKLLPCFLTSVVVHPGQVKMLNEASKTNLPLIFLPLHRSHLDYILLSFILLNNNIRSPLVAAGDNLRIPFFGSLLRGLGAFFIKRRIDPVMGRKDYVYKAVLHTYMNLCLRAGHNIEFFLEGGRTRTGKPCMPKYGVLSVIVETFMDGTIEDALLVPVSINYERLIDGNFIKEQLGQPKKLETFGDALKGIWHVLNSNYGMMRVDFNQPFSLRELIDTFNLNTKTSKPNNNRVLRSNPSTNSLYGTDVVSEEHKSLVENISKHVIYDCTQSTSIMSTNALAFILLSKFRNGASLETLVAALEELKKDLKSSNRDVGFSGDSVDIINYAVHLLGPALVKKEKQNNEDIIKPIAILPNVIELSYYSNSVVPYYALESVLALAVTHCISTKNGSFINQNDLMENALELCSIFQYEFLFCKPCQSLEQTIMACVDDLSVNKGIFVTEQKNNEFTARSRKIAAQFDDEEYEVFQKQYQVDTEKLDTIKHLANVLMPLLEAYSITGKTLDKLVQKELLENELVEEVMEDMKFELGEGNIKYDEAVSVDSIKNALKLYQKWEVLECRQEFRLRLYCLKEAVDNSESVKIFYNKVNKYRTYDSSIKQNSS, encoded by the exons atgaagctttattttattttccaattactTAGCTTATATTCTCGCACATATTTTGGTAGCATTTTGTTGAACGTTTCTGGTTATCGTTACATTTCAGCTGTAAAAAACTG TTTCAAGAAGATGGTCGACTTCCTAACAAATCGGTCATTTCAAACTTACAACTACTCCTCTCCTTTAAATGGACAGGACCAAACGTTGTCTTCGTTGACAgcattaaagaaatattccCAAGAATGTAAATACCGAAGGATATTGTCCAGAGAAGCCGACGCAGGT ATTAGAGACAGACAGCTCCTGCATATAAAAGAAAGCGTGCCTGAAGTACATGTGACGGAAAGAAGACCGTTTATGGGCTTATGTTGCCAAAATTGTACTTTGGTCAGTAGG GAATCGTTGGTAAAGAAAACCACTCAAAACGTTGCCCTTATTAATATATTGGACTATCAGACTTCAACGCCACAACATGGACTTTTGCCTAAGATATTTTCGCACCTCCATCAAGTGTCGGTACTCAAAAGATACCTTTATCCTCAAGTGGCCCCTTTAGTGCTTAAAAACGACAGGGTGAAAACTGCAGTCGAAAAATCTGCTGTGCAACAATTTAAAGATTCGGATAGTAACGAGGATGAGGATTATCAGGAATTGGTGCAGAAGAACTTTGCCAGGGCGAAGAAACTTACATTCGATATGCGGTCTACTTTGTCCGATTTTTTATTACG GTTCACCTCATGGATTTTATACAAGCTCCTACCATGCTTCCTCACTTCAGTTGTAGTTCATCCTGGCCAAGTGAAGATGCTAAATGAAGCCTCAAAAACCAACCTTCCTCTTATATTTCTGCCCTTGCATCGTTCCCATTTAGACTACATCCTCCTCtcctttattttgttaaacaACAACATCCGCTCTCCTTTAGTGGCCGCCGGCGACAATCTGAGGATTCCTTTCTTTGG GTCTCTCTTAAGAGGTTTAGGAGCTTTTTTCATTAAACGTCGTATAGATCCAGTAATGGGCCGCAAGGACTATGTGTACAAAGCTGTTTTACATACTTACATGAACTTGTGCCTTAGGGCCGGACATAACATCGAGTTTTTCTTAGAAGGAGGACGCACGAGGACAG GAAAACCGTGTATGCCAAAATATGGAGTTCTAAGCGTGATTGTGGAAACTTTTATGGATGGAACAATAGAGGATGCTTTGTTAGTGCCGGTGAGCATCAACTATGAGAGGTTGATCGATGGGAATTTTATTAAGGAGCAGCTGGGGCAACCAAAGAAATTGGAGACTTTTGGGGATGCCTTGAAGGGAATTTGGCACGTATTGAACAGCAACTATGGAATGATGAGGGTTGATTTTAATCAGCCTTTTTCGTTAAGA gaACTGATCGATACCTTCAATTTAAATACGAAAACCTCCAAACCTAATAACAACCGCGTCTTGAGGTCAAACCCTTCCACTAACAGTTTATATGGTACCGACGTGGTTTCAGAGGAGCACAAAAGCTTGGTTGAAAACATTTCCAAACATGTCATTTACG ATTGCACTCAATCTACTTCGATAATGTCCACAAATGCCTTGGCTTTCATTTTGCTGTCAAAGTTTCGTAATGGGGCCTCTTTGGAGACTTTGGTTGCCGCTTTGGAGGAGCTTAAAAAAGACTTGAAATCTTCAAATAGAGATGTAGGATTTTCTGGGGATTCTGTTGATATCATCAATTACGCT GTTCATTTATTAGGGCCAGCCCTAGTGAAAAAAGAGAAACAGAATAATGAGGATATAATCAAACCCATAGCGATCCTGCCCAACGTCATTGAACTTTCGTATTATAGCAACAGTGTTGTGCCTTATTACGCATTGGAATCTGTACTTGCCCTAGCAGTTACTCATTGtatttctacaaaaaatgGGTCCTTCATTAATCAAAACGATTTAATGGAAAACGCTTTAGAGCTGTGCTCAATTTTCCAGTACGAGTTTCTATTTTGCAAACCATGTCAGAGCCTAGAACAGACCATTATGGCCTGTGTAGATGACCTCTCTGTGAATAAAGGAATATTTGTAACC GagcaaaaaaacaatgaatttaCAGCGCGAAGTAGAAAAATCGCCGCTCAGTTTGATGACGAAGAATATGAAGTGTTTCAGAAACAGTATCAGGTTGATACGGAAAAATTAGACACTATCAAGCATCTGGCGAACGTTTTAATGCCTCTTTTGGAGGCTTATTCTATTACCGGTAAAACTTTGGATAAGCTAGTGCAGAAGGAATTGCTGGAGAATGAGCTGGTTGAGGAGGTAATGGAGGATATGAAATTTGAACTGGGAGAAGGGAATATTAAATACG ATGAAGCAGTATCAGtagattcaattaaaaatgccTTGAAATTGTACCAGAAATGGGAAGTCTTGGAATGTCGGCAAGAGTTTAGACTGCGACTATATTGCCTCAAGGAGGCAGTTGATAACTCCGAAAgcgttaaaattttttacaataaagtTAACAAATACCGGACTTATGATTCTTCCATAAAACAGAATTCAAGTTAA
- the mino gene encoding glycerol-3-phosphate acyltransferase 1, mitochondrial isoform X3 has translation MVDFLTNRSFQTYNYSSPLNGQDQTLSSLTALKKYSQECKYRRILSREADAGIRDRQLLHIKESVPEVHVTERRPFMGLCCQNCTLVSRESLVKKTTQNVALINILDYQTSTPQHGLLPKIFSHLHQVSVLKRYLYPQVAPLVLKNDRVKTAVEKSAVQQFKDSDSNEDEDYQELVQKNFARAKKLTFDMRSTLSDFLLRFTSWILYKLLPCFLTSVVVHPGQVKMLNEASKTNLPLIFLPLHRSHLDYILLSFILLNNNIRSPLVAAGDNLRIPFFGSLLRGLGAFFIKRRIDPVMGRKDYVYKAVLHTYMNLCLRAGHNIEFFLEGGRTRTGKPCMPKYGVLSVIVETFMDGTIEDALLVPVSINYERLIDGNFIKEQLGQPKKLETFGDALKGIWHVLNSNYGMMRVDFNQPFSLRELIDTFNLNTKTSKPNNNRVLRSNPSTNSLYGTDVVSEEHKSLVENISKHVIYDCTQSTSIMSTNALAFILLSKFRNGASLETLVAALEELKKDLKSSNRDVGFSGDSVDIINYAVHLLGPALVKKEKQNNEDIIKPIAILPNVIELSYYSNSVVPYYALESVLALAVTHCISTKNGSFINQNDLMENALELCSIFQYEFLFCKPCQSLEQTIMACVDDLSVNKGIFVTEQKNNEFTARSRKIAAQFDDEEYEVFQKQYQVDTEKLDTIKHLANVLMPLLEAYSITGKTLDKLVQKELLENELVEEVMEDMKFELGEGNIKYDEAVSVDSIKNALKLYQKWEVLECRQEFRLRLYCLKEAVDNSESVKIFYNKVNKYRTYDSSIKQNSS, from the exons ATGGTCGACTTCCTAACAAATCGGTCATTTCAAACTTACAACTACTCCTCTCCTTTAAATGGACAGGACCAAACGTTGTCTTCGTTGACAgcattaaagaaatattccCAAGAATGTAAATACCGAAGGATATTGTCCAGAGAAGCCGACGCAGGT ATTAGAGACAGACAGCTCCTGCATATAAAAGAAAGCGTGCCTGAAGTACATGTGACGGAAAGAAGACCGTTTATGGGCTTATGTTGCCAAAATTGTACTTTGGTCAGTAGG GAATCGTTGGTAAAGAAAACCACTCAAAACGTTGCCCTTATTAATATATTGGACTATCAGACTTCAACGCCACAACATGGACTTTTGCCTAAGATATTTTCGCACCTCCATCAAGTGTCGGTACTCAAAAGATACCTTTATCCTCAAGTGGCCCCTTTAGTGCTTAAAAACGACAGGGTGAAAACTGCAGTCGAAAAATCTGCTGTGCAACAATTTAAAGATTCGGATAGTAACGAGGATGAGGATTATCAGGAATTGGTGCAGAAGAACTTTGCCAGGGCGAAGAAACTTACATTCGATATGCGGTCTACTTTGTCCGATTTTTTATTACG GTTCACCTCATGGATTTTATACAAGCTCCTACCATGCTTCCTCACTTCAGTTGTAGTTCATCCTGGCCAAGTGAAGATGCTAAATGAAGCCTCAAAAACCAACCTTCCTCTTATATTTCTGCCCTTGCATCGTTCCCATTTAGACTACATCCTCCTCtcctttattttgttaaacaACAACATCCGCTCTCCTTTAGTGGCCGCCGGCGACAATCTGAGGATTCCTTTCTTTGG GTCTCTCTTAAGAGGTTTAGGAGCTTTTTTCATTAAACGTCGTATAGATCCAGTAATGGGCCGCAAGGACTATGTGTACAAAGCTGTTTTACATACTTACATGAACTTGTGCCTTAGGGCCGGACATAACATCGAGTTTTTCTTAGAAGGAGGACGCACGAGGACAG GAAAACCGTGTATGCCAAAATATGGAGTTCTAAGCGTGATTGTGGAAACTTTTATGGATGGAACAATAGAGGATGCTTTGTTAGTGCCGGTGAGCATCAACTATGAGAGGTTGATCGATGGGAATTTTATTAAGGAGCAGCTGGGGCAACCAAAGAAATTGGAGACTTTTGGGGATGCCTTGAAGGGAATTTGGCACGTATTGAACAGCAACTATGGAATGATGAGGGTTGATTTTAATCAGCCTTTTTCGTTAAGA gaACTGATCGATACCTTCAATTTAAATACGAAAACCTCCAAACCTAATAACAACCGCGTCTTGAGGTCAAACCCTTCCACTAACAGTTTATATGGTACCGACGTGGTTTCAGAGGAGCACAAAAGCTTGGTTGAAAACATTTCCAAACATGTCATTTACG ATTGCACTCAATCTACTTCGATAATGTCCACAAATGCCTTGGCTTTCATTTTGCTGTCAAAGTTTCGTAATGGGGCCTCTTTGGAGACTTTGGTTGCCGCTTTGGAGGAGCTTAAAAAAGACTTGAAATCTTCAAATAGAGATGTAGGATTTTCTGGGGATTCTGTTGATATCATCAATTACGCT GTTCATTTATTAGGGCCAGCCCTAGTGAAAAAAGAGAAACAGAATAATGAGGATATAATCAAACCCATAGCGATCCTGCCCAACGTCATTGAACTTTCGTATTATAGCAACAGTGTTGTGCCTTATTACGCATTGGAATCTGTACTTGCCCTAGCAGTTACTCATTGtatttctacaaaaaatgGGTCCTTCATTAATCAAAACGATTTAATGGAAAACGCTTTAGAGCTGTGCTCAATTTTCCAGTACGAGTTTCTATTTTGCAAACCATGTCAGAGCCTAGAACAGACCATTATGGCCTGTGTAGATGACCTCTCTGTGAATAAAGGAATATTTGTAACC GagcaaaaaaacaatgaatttaCAGCGCGAAGTAGAAAAATCGCCGCTCAGTTTGATGACGAAGAATATGAAGTGTTTCAGAAACAGTATCAGGTTGATACGGAAAAATTAGACACTATCAAGCATCTGGCGAACGTTTTAATGCCTCTTTTGGAGGCTTATTCTATTACCGGTAAAACTTTGGATAAGCTAGTGCAGAAGGAATTGCTGGAGAATGAGCTGGTTGAGGAGGTAATGGAGGATATGAAATTTGAACTGGGAGAAGGGAATATTAAATACG ATGAAGCAGTATCAGtagattcaattaaaaatgccTTGAAATTGTACCAGAAATGGGAAGTCTTGGAATGTCGGCAAGAGTTTAGACTGCGACTATATTGCCTCAAGGAGGCAGTTGATAACTCCGAAAgcgttaaaattttttacaataaagtTAACAAATACCGGACTTATGATTCTTCCATAAAACAGAATTCAAGTTAA